GGCGATCGACTGAAAAAGCCGATAAACTCCGCCGCCATGAATAGAACTCTCTACAGCTGTCTGTTTTACCTGGCGCTGCCGTTGGTGGCCTTACGTCTCTGGTTGCGTGCACGCAAGGCGCCGGCCTATGCCCGGCGCGTCGGCGAGCGGTTTTCCTATGGCTTGCCGGCGATGCAGCCGGGCGGGATCTGGGTGCATGCGGTATCGGTGGGCGAAAGCATTGCCGCGGCGCCGATGATCCGCGGCTTGTTGGCGCGTTATCCACAGCTGCCGGTCACCGTCACCTGCATGACACCCACCGGTTCCGAGCGCATCCAGGCGTTGTTCGCCAACGAGCCGCGCATCCAGCATTGCTACCTGCCTTACGATTTGCCCTGTGCAGCCAAGCGTTTTCTCGATCGTGTACAGCCCCGGCTGGCGGTGATCATGGAGACCGAGTTGTGGCCCAACCATATCCACGCCTGCGCCCGGCGCGGTATTCCGGTGGCCTTGGCCAATGCGCGGCTGTCGGCGCGTTCGGCCAAGGGCTATGCGCGTTTTGCCAGGCTGACGGCGCCGATGCTATCGGAAATGAGCCTGTTCGCGGTACAGACCGAGACTGAGGCCCAGCGTTTCCTGAGCCTGGGCGCACGCCCGGAAACCGTCGAAGTCACCGGCTCGATCAAGTTCGACCTGACCATCGACCCCGAGCTGCCGCTGCGTGCCGCCGTCCTGCGCGAGCAATGGGGCGCCGCTGAGCGCCCGGTGTGGATCGCTGCCAGTACCCACGAAGGCGAAGATGACGTGGTGCTGGCGGCCCACCGGCAACTGCTCGAGAGCTATCCCAACGCGCTGCTGATCCTGGTGCCGCGTCATCAGGAGCGCTTCGGCCCGATGTTCGAGTTGTGCGCGCAACAAGGGTTTGCCACGGTGCGTCGCTCCAGCGGCGAGCCGGTGACCGCGCAAACCTCGGTACTGCTCGGCGATACCATGGGCGAGCTGTTGTTTCTCTATGCCCTGGCCGACAGCGCCTTTGTCGGTGGCAGCCTGGTCGCGACCGGCGGGCACAACCCGCTGGAACCGGCGGCGCTGGCCAAGCCGGTGATCATGGGCCCCCATGTGTTCAACTTCCTCGAAATCACCGCGATGATGCGCGAAGCGGGGGCGTTGCGAGAGGTGGAGGACGCAGAAGGGCTGGCCGAGGCCGTACGCCAGCTGTTCGAACTGCCGCAGGATGCACGCCGCATGGCGCAGGCGGGGCTCAAGGTGATGCAGGCTAATCAGGGGGCGCTTAAGCGCTTGCTGGATGGTTTGGATAGACTGATAGCTCACTGACTTAACACCGTTACCAATGTGGGAGGGTGTAGAACCCTCCCACATTGGTTTTGTGGTGTGCTCAGTAGCCCGGGCGGGCCTTGAGCTGCTCGGCGGCGGCCTTGGCCAGGTCCGGCGGCAGGAAGTCGCGATCCGGGTTGTAGTCGGCCTTGAGGTAGCGCGTCAGGTCCTGCAGGTCCCCTGGGTTCAAGGTGCCCGCCGCCTGTTTCAAGCGCAGGTTGTCGAGGATGTAGTCGTAGCGGCTGTTGTTGTAGTTGCGCACCGACGCGTAGAGCTGGCGCTGTGAGTCCAGCACGTCGACGATATTGCGCGTACCCACCTGGTAACCGATTTCCGTGGCTTCCACTGCGCTCTGGTTGGAGATGATCGACTGGCGGCGCGCCTGGACCTGTTCCACATCGGTGTTTACCGCGCGGTGCAGGTTGCGCGTGTTTTCCACCACCTGGCGACGCAGGCCTTCGCGTTGCTGCTCGGTCTGGCCCAGGCGCGAATACGACTCCCGCACCTGCGAGCTGGTCAGGCCGCCGCTGTAGATCGGGATGTTCAGGCGCAGGCCGATGGTGCGCTGCTCCACATCGCCACGGTACGGCGTGCCGAAGGCATTCGGGTTGCTGAAGCCAAGGGCGTCGTTGTCACCTTTTTCATACTGTGCGACGGCGTCCAGGGTCGGCGCGTGGCCGGCCTTGCGCTGCTTGAGGGTTTCTTCGGCGGCCGTGACGGCGTAGTTGCTGGCCAGCAGGTTCAGGTTCTGGCGACCGGCGGTCTCGACCCAGGCCTTGGCGTCGTTGGGCAGCGGTGGCAACACCGGCAGCGTGTGGACAATGCCCTGGATCGAGTTGTACTGGCGGTTGGTCAGGGTAATCAGCGCTTCAAAGGCATCGTCCACCTGGCGCTGGGCCAGGATCCGGTTGGCCCGTGCAGTGTCATAGCTGGCCTGGGATTGCAGCACATCGGTCTTGTCCGACAGGCCCACGTCGAAGCGCTCGTTGGATTGATCCAGCTGGCGCTTGAAGGCATTTTCCTCGGCTTTGGTCGAGGCCAGGTTGTCCTGGGCGCGCAGCACGGCGAAGTAGCTCTCGGCGCTTTGCAGGATCAGGTTCTGTTCGGTGGCCGAGAGTTGCAGCGCCGCCTGTTCGTTGGTGGCTTCGGCGGCTTGCAGTTGGAACCAGCGATCGGCGCGGAACAGCGGCTGGCTCAGGGTCGCGCGCCAGGAGTGGGCGTCGCGGTTGGCCGTGGCGGCGGGTGTGTCGATCTGGGTGCGCACGTTATTGATGTCGGCACCGCCCGACAGGTTCGGCAGCAACCCCGCGCGGGCCTGGGGCACGACTTCTTTCTGCGCGCCGTATTGGGCGCGGGCGGCAGCGAGGTCGGCGTTGTTATCCACCGCTTCCTGATAGACGCTGACCAGGTCAGTTTTGGCGGACAAGGGCGCTTCAGCTGCCCAGACCATTCCGTTGGTCGCACAAGACACGGCGAGAGCCAGTGAGAGTTTGCGCAGCATGAGGCGATCCCTAGTGTGAATATTACGGCGATAATTTAACGCCCAAGGCTAAGACGGGCCATTCCTGGCGTCAAGCATTGTGGCGGCAATCGAGTGTAGTGGCGCTGACTCGGCGCAACAATCCCGCAATCACGCCATTCATCACGCTGAATGCACCGCTATTGGCAATTTGCCCACGGCATGGTCTAGACTGGCCGAGTTCTTGTCGGGGTGCCTTGTTGGAAGGCTGAGATCGGTAAATACCGGATCCCGTTGAACCTGATCAGGTTAACGCCTGCGTAGGGAACAAGATTTCTCGTCCCCCGGCGAGTCCTCTTGTGCTTCGTCCGGGATGTTGTTCGACCTTCGAACAACCCTCGTGCACCAAGCACAGCACTGGTTTCAGTGCATCCGTCCGTCACAGGTTCGCTCCGACAAAAAATCCACCGCCTGGATAGTTGGAGAGCCCGTGATGAGCACAGAAATAAAAAGTACAAAACTGAAAAACACCGTGCATTTGAGTGAATCGGCCAAGGTCGACTCCGGCTCCGTGCAGCCGTTTACCCGCTCGCAAAAAATCTACGTGCAGGGCACTCGCCCGGACATTCGCGTACCCATGCGCGAAGTCAGCCTGGACGTGACCCCCACCGACTTCGGCGGCGAAATCAATGCGCCCGTGGTGGTCTACGACACCTCCGGCCCGTACACCGACCCGAATGTGATCATCGATGTGCGCAAAGGCCTGGGCGATGTGCGCTCGCCGTGGATCGAAGCGCGTGGCGACACCGAGCGCCTGTCGGGCTTGAGTTCGCACTTTGGCCAACAGCGCCTGAGCGACGCGGAGCTGACTGCGCTGCGTTTCGCCCATGTGAAAAACCCGCGCCGCGCCAAGGCCGGGGCCAACGTCACGCAGATGCACTACGCGCGCAAAGGCATCATTACTGCGGAGATGGAATACGTCGCCATCCGCGAAAACATGAAGCTGGAAGAGGCCCGTGCCAGTGGCCTGCTCGACCAGCAACACGCCGGCCACAGCTTCGGCGCCAGCGTGCCGAAAATCATCACCCCTGAATTCGTGCGTGAAGAAATCGCCCGTGGCCGCGCAATCATCCCGGCCAACATCAACCACACCGAACTGGAACCGATGATCATCGGCCGTAACTTCCTGGTGAAGATCAACGGCAACATCGGCAACAGCGCCCTGGGTTCGTCCATCGAAGAAGAAGTGGCGAAACTCACCTGGGGCATTCGCTGGGGCTCGGACACCGTGATGGACCTGTCCACCGGCAAGCACATCCACGAAACCCGTGAGTGGATCATCCGCAACTCGCCGGTGCCGATCGGTACCGTGCCGATCTACCAGGCCCTGGAAAAAGTCGGCGGCGCGGCCGAAGACCTGACCTGGGAGCTGTTCCGCGACACCCTGATCGAACAGGCCGAGCAGGGCGTCGATTACTTCACCATCCATGCGGGCGTGCTGCTGCGCTACGTGCCGCTGACCGCCAAGCGCGTCACCGGCATCGTGTCCCGTGGCGGTTCGATCATGGCCAAGTGGTGCCTGGCGCACCACAAAGAGAACTTCACCTACACGCATTTCGACGAAATCTGCGAAATCATGAAGGCCTATGACGTCAGCTTCTCCCTCGGCGACGGCCTGCGCCCAGGCTCGATTGCCGACGCCAACGACGCCGCGCAGTTCGGCGAACTGGAAACCCTTGGCGAGCTGACCAAGATCGCCTGGAAGCACGACGTGCAAACCATGATCGAAGGCCCCGGCCACGTGCCGATGCAGTTGATCAAGGAGAACATGGACAAGCAGCTCGAATGCTGCGACGAAGCGCCGTTCTACACCCTCGGCCCACTGACCACTGACATCGCGCCGGGCTATGACCACATCACCTCCGGCATCGGTGCGGCGATGATCGGCTGGTTCGGTTGCGCCATGCTCTGCTACGTCACGCCCAAGGAACACCTGGGCCTGCCGAACAAGGATGACGTGAAGACCGGGATCATCACCTACAAGATCGCCGCCCATGCGGCGGACTTGGCCAAGGGGCATCCGGGCGCGCAGATCCGCGATAACGCCTTGAGCAAGGCACGCTTCGAGTTCCGCTGGGAAGACCAGTTCAACCTCGGCCTGGACCCGGACACCGCGCGTTCGTACCACGACGAAACCCTGCCGAAGGACTCGGCCAAGGTCGCGCACTTCTGCTCCATGTGCGGGCCGAAGTTCTGCTCGATGAAAATCACCCAGGAAGTGCGCGAGTACGCGGCCAACCAGCGCATTGACGCGGTGGATGTGGACGTGGCCAAGGGCTTGGCGGAGCAGGCGGAGCGGTTCAAGCAGGAAGGCAGTCAGTTGTACAAGAAAGTTTAAGCGGCAAGCGGCAAGCGGCAAGCGGCAAGCGGCAAGCGGCAAGCTACAAGTTAAAAGCTGAATCTGCTTTTTCTTGCGGCTTGCGGCTCGTAACCATGTTCTCTTGAGACTTCTGATTTGAACACTTATTCCCCTGACGTCGCGGTCACCTCAGACAAGCGCGTCTTCGGCGCCCGCGACCTGTTCTCCCTGTGGTTCTCCCTCGGCATCGGCCTGATGGTCCTGCAGACCGGTGCCTTGCTCGCGCCGGGCCTGGGCTTGTCCGGTTCCTTGCTGGCGATTTTCCTCGGCACCCTGGTCGGCGTGCTGTTGCTGGCTGCCGTCGGTGTGATCGGCAGCGACACCGGGCTGTCCGCCATGGCCACCCTCAAGCTCAGCCTCGGGGCCAAAGGTGCGAGCCTGCCGGCGTTGCTGAACCTGTTGCAACTGATTGGCTGGGGCTCGTTCGAGATCATTGTGATGCGCGATGCCGCCAGCCTGTTGGGCGCACGCACGTTCAGCGACGGCAGCCTGTTGGCCAGCCCGTTGCTGTGGACACTGTTCTTCGGTGGTTTGGCGACCTTGCTGGCGGTCAGCGGGCCATTGACGTTCGTACGCCAGATCCTGCGCAAATGGGGGATCTGGCTGCTGCTGGCGGCCTGCCTGTGGCTGACCTGGAACCTGTTCGCCAAGGCTGACCTCGGCGCACTCCGGGCTCGGGCCGGTGACGGTTCGATGCCCTTTGCCGTCGGCTTTGATATCGCCATCGCCATGCCGCTGTCGTGGTTGCCGCTGATTGCCGATTACTCACGCTTCGGCAAGCGCGCCAAGAGTGTGTTTGGCGGCACGGCGCTGGGCTTCTTTATCGGCAATTTCTGGCTGATGAGCCTGGGCGTGGCCTACACCCTGGCGTTTGCGCCCAGTGGTGAAGTGAATGCGCTGTTGCTGGCGCTGGCCGGGGCTGGCCTGGGGATTCCGCTGTTGCTGATCCTGTTGGACGAGTCGGAAAACGCCTTTGCCGATATTCACTCGGCGGCGGTGTCCAGTGGGATGCTGTTGCGCGTGAAGGTCGAGCACCTGGCCCTGGCCATTGGTGTGATCTGCACCCTGATCGCCTGTTTTGCCCCGTTGGCGCAATACCAGAACTTCCTGTTGCTGATCGGCTCAGTGTTTGCGCCGTTGTTCGGCGTGGTGCTGGTGGATCATTTCATCCTGCGCCGTCGTGCTCATGGCACGTTCGCCAGCCTGCGTTGGCCGGCACTGGTGGCCTGGCTGGGTGGCATCGGCACGTATCATCTGTTGGCCAACCTGTACCCGGACATCGGGGCAACCCTGCCGGCGCTGGTGCTGGCAGGGTTGTTGCAGTT
This genomic window from Pseudomonas marginalis contains:
- the waaA gene encoding lipid IV(A) 3-deoxy-D-manno-octulosonic acid transferase, producing the protein MNRTLYSCLFYLALPLVALRLWLRARKAPAYARRVGERFSYGLPAMQPGGIWVHAVSVGESIAAAPMIRGLLARYPQLPVTVTCMTPTGSERIQALFANEPRIQHCYLPYDLPCAAKRFLDRVQPRLAVIMETELWPNHIHACARRGIPVALANARLSARSAKGYARFARLTAPMLSEMSLFAVQTETEAQRFLSLGARPETVEVTGSIKFDLTIDPELPLRAAVLREQWGAAERPVWIAASTHEGEDDVVLAAHRQLLESYPNALLILVPRHQERFGPMFELCAQQGFATVRRSSGEPVTAQTSVLLGDTMGELLFLYALADSAFVGGSLVATGGHNPLEPAALAKPVIMGPHVFNFLEITAMMREAGALREVEDAEGLAEAVRQLFELPQDARRMAQAGLKVMQANQGALKRLLDGLDRLIAH
- a CDS encoding TolC family outer membrane protein, which encodes MLRKLSLALAVSCATNGMVWAAEAPLSAKTDLVSVYQEAVDNNADLAAARAQYGAQKEVVPQARAGLLPNLSGGADINNVRTQIDTPAATANRDAHSWRATLSQPLFRADRWFQLQAAEATNEQAALQLSATEQNLILQSAESYFAVLRAQDNLASTKAEENAFKRQLDQSNERFDVGLSDKTDVLQSQASYDTARANRILAQRQVDDAFEALITLTNRQYNSIQGIVHTLPVLPPLPNDAKAWVETAGRQNLNLLASNYAVTAAEETLKQRKAGHAPTLDAVAQYEKGDNDALGFSNPNAFGTPYRGDVEQRTIGLRLNIPIYSGGLTSSQVRESYSRLGQTEQQREGLRRQVVENTRNLHRAVNTDVEQVQARRQSIISNQSAVEATEIGYQVGTRNIVDVLDSQRQLYASVRNYNNSRYDYILDNLRLKQAAGTLNPGDLQDLTRYLKADYNPDRDFLPPDLAKAAAEQLKARPGY
- the thiC gene encoding phosphomethylpyrimidine synthase ThiC yields the protein MSTEIKSTKLKNTVHLSESAKVDSGSVQPFTRSQKIYVQGTRPDIRVPMREVSLDVTPTDFGGEINAPVVVYDTSGPYTDPNVIIDVRKGLGDVRSPWIEARGDTERLSGLSSHFGQQRLSDAELTALRFAHVKNPRRAKAGANVTQMHYARKGIITAEMEYVAIRENMKLEEARASGLLDQQHAGHSFGASVPKIITPEFVREEIARGRAIIPANINHTELEPMIIGRNFLVKINGNIGNSALGSSIEEEVAKLTWGIRWGSDTVMDLSTGKHIHETREWIIRNSPVPIGTVPIYQALEKVGGAAEDLTWELFRDTLIEQAEQGVDYFTIHAGVLLRYVPLTAKRVTGIVSRGGSIMAKWCLAHHKENFTYTHFDEICEIMKAYDVSFSLGDGLRPGSIADANDAAQFGELETLGELTKIAWKHDVQTMIEGPGHVPMQLIKENMDKQLECCDEAPFYTLGPLTTDIAPGYDHITSGIGAAMIGWFGCAMLCYVTPKEHLGLPNKDDVKTGIITYKIAAHAADLAKGHPGAQIRDNALSKARFEFRWEDQFNLGLDPDTARSYHDETLPKDSAKVAHFCSMCGPKFCSMKITQEVREYAANQRIDAVDVDVAKGLAEQAERFKQEGSQLYKKV
- the cytX gene encoding putative hydroxymethylpyrimidine transporter CytX; protein product: MNTYSPDVAVTSDKRVFGARDLFSLWFSLGIGLMVLQTGALLAPGLGLSGSLLAIFLGTLVGVLLLAAVGVIGSDTGLSAMATLKLSLGAKGASLPALLNLLQLIGWGSFEIIVMRDAASLLGARTFSDGSLLASPLLWTLFFGGLATLLAVSGPLTFVRQILRKWGIWLLLAACLWLTWNLFAKADLGALRARAGDGSMPFAVGFDIAIAMPLSWLPLIADYSRFGKRAKSVFGGTALGFFIGNFWLMSLGVAYTLAFAPSGEVNALLLALAGAGLGIPLLLILLDESENAFADIHSAAVSSGMLLRVKVEHLALAIGVICTLIACFAPLAQYQNFLLLIGSVFAPLFGVVLVDHFILRRRAHGTFASLRWPALVAWLGGIGTYHLLANLYPDIGATLPALVLAGLLQFILGRAFSGARAPAQA